In the genome of Paenibacillus pabuli, one region contains:
- the ureC gene encoding urease subunit alpha: MKRMSREQYASMFGPTTGDAVRLADTELWAEIEHDYAVYGDESKFGGGKVIRDGMGQSTSALRSDGTPDTVITNAVIIDHWGIVKADIGIRDGLICAIGKSGNPDTMDGVDPLLVIGASTEIIAGEGMIVTAGGIDTHIHFICPQQIQTALSSGVTTMIGGGTGPATGTKATTCTPGAWHIHRMLESAEAFPMNIGYLGKGNSSSTAPLIEQIEAGVIGLKLHEDWGTTPSAIDACLTAAGEHDVQVAIHTDTLNETGFLENTLAAINGRTIHTYHTEGAGGGHAPDIIRAAGESYVIPSSTNPTRPYTRNTVEEHLDMLMVCHHLDPSIPEDVAFADSRIRPETIAAEDILHDLGVFSIISSDSQAMGRVGEVIIRTWQTADKMKKQRGKLELTSGSPSDNDRIKRYVAKYTINPAIAHGIGHLVGSVEVGKLADLIVWNPAYFGVKPEMVIKGGIITFAQMGDPNASIPTPQPVFGRPMFGAYGGALAKGSITFVSKAAADAGIKEALGLIKRVEPVKGCRSVSKKDMIHNDVTPVIEVDPETYEVRADGELLTCEPADELPMAQRYFMF, translated from the coding sequence ATGAAACGAATGAGCCGCGAACAATACGCGTCCATGTTTGGACCAACAACCGGGGATGCCGTCAGATTGGCAGATACGGAACTATGGGCGGAGATCGAGCATGATTATGCTGTCTATGGGGATGAAAGCAAATTCGGCGGCGGTAAGGTTATTCGTGACGGGATGGGTCAGTCCACATCCGCCCTTCGCAGTGACGGCACGCCTGATACAGTGATCACCAACGCCGTCATCATTGATCATTGGGGGATTGTAAAAGCGGACATCGGCATTCGCGACGGCCTCATCTGCGCCATCGGCAAATCCGGCAACCCGGATACGATGGACGGAGTCGATCCCCTACTTGTTATTGGTGCTTCGACCGAGATCATTGCCGGGGAAGGCATGATTGTGACCGCCGGAGGCATTGACACCCATATTCATTTTATTTGTCCACAACAGATTCAAACGGCCTTATCTTCCGGAGTAACAACCATGATCGGCGGCGGTACAGGACCTGCAACAGGCACCAAAGCCACCACCTGTACACCCGGAGCCTGGCATATCCACCGCATGCTGGAGTCTGCAGAAGCATTTCCCATGAATATCGGTTATCTCGGCAAAGGCAACAGCTCGAGCACAGCTCCATTGATTGAACAGATTGAAGCCGGTGTCATTGGACTGAAACTGCATGAAGATTGGGGAACAACACCAAGCGCTATTGATGCCTGTCTGACCGCAGCCGGAGAGCATGATGTTCAGGTGGCCATTCATACCGATACGCTGAACGAGACCGGATTTCTCGAAAATACACTGGCGGCCATTAACGGACGCACGATCCACACCTACCATACGGAAGGTGCTGGCGGAGGACACGCTCCGGATATTATCCGCGCTGCCGGAGAGTCTTACGTCATCCCCTCTTCAACCAACCCAACACGTCCCTACACACGCAATACCGTAGAAGAACATCTCGATATGCTGATGGTTTGTCACCATCTGGACCCGTCCATCCCTGAAGACGTCGCCTTTGCTGATTCGCGGATTCGTCCCGAAACGATCGCAGCGGAAGATATTTTGCATGATCTTGGCGTATTCAGCATCATCAGTTCCGATTCACAGGCGATGGGCCGGGTTGGCGAAGTCATTATTCGCACCTGGCAAACCGCCGATAAGATGAAAAAGCAGCGAGGCAAGCTTGAACTGACCTCAGGCTCCCCGTCTGATAACGACCGGATCAAAAGGTATGTCGCCAAATATACAATTAATCCGGCTATTGCTCACGGCATAGGCCATCTCGTCGGTTCCGTGGAGGTTGGCAAGTTGGCAGACCTGATTGTCTGGAACCCAGCCTATTTCGGGGTAAAGCCTGAGATGGTCATCAAAGGCGGCATAATCACCTTCGCCCAGATGGGTGACCCTAACGCTTCAATCCCTACGCCGCAGCCTGTCTTCGGCAGACCGATGTTCGGTGCTTACGGCGGCGCGCTTGCCAAAGGGTCGATTACTTTTGTCTCCAAGGCCGCAGCAGACGCGGGAATCAAGGAGGCGCTAGGCTTGATCAAACGTGTGGAACCCGTCAAAGGCTGCCGCTCAGTGAGCAAAAAGGACATGATTCACAACGACGTGACACCCGTCATTGAAGTCGATCCCGAAACCTATGAGGTAAGGGCTGATGGTGAACTTCTCACCTGTGAGCCTGCGGATGAATTACCGATGGCACAACGCTATTTCATGTTTTGA
- a CDS encoding urease subunit beta — protein sequence MIPGEYRLKQDDEIVCHPDRSTVRLIVLNRGDRPVQVGSHVHFYEVNAALDFDRPSAFGHRLHIPAGTAVRFEPGEEKPVELTTFGGKRQIHGFNGLTEGSADQPPDPQKLETFLKAFAPSLQDGGEPS from the coding sequence ATGATCCCTGGTGAATATCGTTTAAAACAGGATGATGAGATCGTCTGTCATCCCGATCGCTCAACCGTGCGTCTGATTGTACTGAACCGCGGCGACCGTCCCGTTCAGGTTGGTTCTCACGTTCACTTCTATGAAGTCAATGCTGCTCTGGACTTCGATCGCCCTTCCGCTTTTGGGCACCGCCTGCATATTCCGGCAGGCACCGCTGTTCGTTTTGAACCCGGTGAAGAAAAACCGGTCGAACTCACCACATTTGGAGGCAAACGTCAGATTCATGGATTTAACGGACTAACCGAGGGATCTGCAGATCAGCCACCTGATCCACAGAAGCTGGAAACATTTCTGAAGGCATTCGCACCTTCGTTACAGGACGGAGGGGAACCTTCATGA
- the urtA gene encoding urea ABC transporter substrate-binding protein, whose amino-acid sequence MKKRSVKLWSVLLGAVIALTGCVEGGTPPEASGSGGAGESTSSGDTIKVGVLHSLSGTMAISEVSVKDAEMLAIEEINAAGGVLGKQIEPVVEDGASDWPTFAEKAGKLLQQDKVAAVFGGWTSASRKAMLPVFEQNKGLLFYPVQYEGLESSPNIFYTGATTNQQIVPSVTWLLENRGKKFYLLGSDYVFPKTANQVIKAQLAAEGGEVVGEEYTPLGHTDYSTIISKIKAAKPDIVYNTLNGDSNVAFFKQLKDAGISSEQLTTLSVSVAEEEIRGIGADVLKGHLASWNYYQTTDTPENKTFVEKYKEKYGADRVTADPIEAGYVAVYLWKAAVEKAGSTDVEKVKEAAKGLEFDAPEGKVTVDGDNQHIYKTVRIGEVQEDGQFKELWNSGAPVKPDPYLKTYEWGASLSTK is encoded by the coding sequence TTGAAGAAGAGGTCGGTCAAGTTATGGAGTGTTTTGCTCGGTGCAGTCATTGCGTTGACAGGATGTGTGGAGGGTGGAACGCCGCCTGAGGCATCGGGTTCCGGTGGGGCGGGAGAATCAACTTCGTCCGGAGATACGATTAAAGTAGGTGTTCTTCACTCCCTGAGTGGAACGATGGCGATCAGTGAGGTGTCTGTTAAGGATGCGGAGATGCTTGCCATTGAAGAGATCAATGCAGCGGGCGGAGTTCTGGGTAAACAGATCGAGCCAGTGGTTGAGGATGGCGCTTCCGATTGGCCTACATTTGCAGAGAAAGCAGGGAAGCTGCTGCAGCAGGACAAAGTGGCCGCTGTATTCGGCGGATGGACCTCTGCGAGCAGGAAGGCGATGCTTCCGGTGTTTGAACAGAACAAGGGTCTGTTGTTCTATCCGGTGCAATATGAAGGGTTGGAATCCTCACCCAACATTTTTTATACAGGAGCCACAACGAATCAGCAGATCGTTCCATCCGTAACTTGGTTACTGGAGAACAGGGGCAAGAAGTTTTACCTATTGGGTTCAGATTATGTGTTCCCGAAAACCGCCAATCAGGTCATCAAAGCTCAGTTGGCAGCTGAGGGTGGCGAAGTGGTAGGTGAAGAATATACACCGCTGGGGCACACGGATTACAGTACGATTATCAGCAAAATCAAGGCTGCCAAGCCGGATATCGTATACAACACGCTGAACGGAGACAGCAATGTCGCCTTTTTCAAACAATTAAAGGATGCCGGGATCTCTTCGGAACAGTTGACGACTCTGTCAGTGAGTGTGGCGGAGGAAGAAATTCGGGGGATTGGTGCGGATGTACTGAAAGGGCATTTGGCCTCCTGGAACTATTATCAGACAACAGATACACCTGAAAATAAAACATTTGTAGAGAAGTATAAAGAGAAATATGGAGCTGACCGGGTGACGGCTGATCCGATTGAAGCGGGATATGTGGCCGTTTATCTGTGGAAGGCAGCCGTGGAGAAAGCCGGGTCAACCGATGTTGAAAAAGTGAAGGAGGCCGCCAAAGGTCTGGAATTCGATGCGCCGGAAGGAAAAGTGACGGTGGATGGAGACAATCAGCATATCTATAAAACGGTGCGAATTGGTGAAGTGCAGGAAGATGGACAGTTCAAGGAATTGTGGAACTCTGGCGCACCTGTCAAACCTGATCCGTATCTGAAAACGTATGAGTGGGGAGCTTCCCTTAGTACCAAATAG
- the urtE gene encoding urea ABC transporter ATP-binding subunit UrtE, which yields MLSLQRIESGYGESNVLRGVNLDVQPGQVVCLMGRNGVGKTTLMKTLMGLLKTRKGSVRWKGQEISTLDPAKRARSGIGYVPQGREIFPQLTVKENLLLGLETSAAGVKTFPEDVLAMFPVLATMYGRQGGDLSGGQQQQLAFARALASRPGLLLLDEPTEGIQPSIVEDIRQVILGIKAKGEISILLVEQSIDFVRGAADYIYVMDKGAIALQGTPRELDMSQFEHHLSV from the coding sequence ATGCTGTCGCTGCAACGAATTGAGTCCGGTTATGGGGAAAGCAATGTGCTGCGCGGTGTGAATCTGGATGTTCAGCCAGGTCAGGTGGTATGCCTGATGGGGCGTAATGGTGTAGGGAAAACCACCTTGATGAAGACGTTGATGGGGCTTCTCAAAACGCGCAAAGGAAGTGTTCGGTGGAAAGGTCAGGAAATATCCACCCTCGATCCGGCCAAGCGGGCCAGGTCGGGGATTGGATATGTGCCGCAGGGGAGAGAAATCTTCCCTCAGCTTACAGTAAAGGAAAATTTGCTGCTGGGTCTGGAGACAAGTGCAGCGGGTGTAAAGACGTTCCCGGAGGATGTGCTGGCGATGTTTCCGGTGCTTGCCACGATGTATGGTCGACAGGGTGGTGATCTAAGTGGCGGGCAGCAACAGCAGTTGGCATTTGCCCGCGCGCTGGCTTCCCGGCCTGGATTATTGCTGCTGGATGAGCCGACAGAAGGCATCCAGCCTTCGATCGTAGAGGATATCCGGCAGGTCATTTTGGGAATTAAGGCAAAGGGTGAAATCTCCATCTTGCTGGTGGAGCAAAGCATTGATTTTGTGCGCGGTGCTGCAGATTATATTTATGTAATGGACAAAGGAGCAATTGCACTGCAAGGAACACCGCGAGAACTGGATATGTCGCAGTTTGAGCACCATCTGTCTGTGTAG
- the ureG gene encoding urease accessory protein UreG gives MCGGANHTHHAEWERKVFDRSRPMRIGIGGPVGSGKTALVEKLSKALRTRYSLAVITNDIYTKEDAEILLRQNALAPERIIGVETGGCPHTAIREDASMNFEAVDELIERFPDLQLIFIESGGDNLSAAFSPELADVFIYIIDVAQGEKLPRKGGPGITRSDLLLINKTDLAPYVGASLQVMKDDTERVREGRPYVMSNLMSGEGVSEIVHWLEHQYMDDDASAAHLHTHTHEHGTTHSH, from the coding sequence ATGTGTGGAGGAGCTAATCATACGCATCATGCGGAATGGGAACGTAAGGTATTTGATCGGAGTCGCCCGATGCGAATCGGAATCGGCGGGCCGGTAGGTTCAGGAAAAACAGCTCTCGTGGAGAAGCTGTCCAAGGCACTGCGTACACGCTACAGCCTGGCCGTTATTACCAATGATATTTATACAAAGGAAGATGCCGAGATTTTGCTGCGTCAGAATGCTCTCGCCCCGGAACGAATTATCGGTGTAGAAACAGGGGGATGTCCGCATACCGCTATTCGGGAGGATGCTTCCATGAATTTCGAAGCCGTTGATGAGTTGATCGAACGCTTTCCGGACCTGCAGCTGATCTTTATCGAAAGTGGCGGCGACAATCTCTCTGCCGCATTCAGCCCGGAACTGGCAGACGTTTTCATTTACATTATTGATGTGGCTCAGGGCGAAAAATTGCCTCGTAAAGGTGGTCCGGGTATTACACGCTCAGACCTGCTGCTGATTAACAAGACCGACCTCGCCCCTTATGTTGGCGCAAGCCTGCAAGTCATGAAGGATGATACCGAACGGGTACGCGAAGGACGACCTTATGTGATGTCGAACCTGATGAGCGGTGAAGGGGTATCCGAAATCGTCCATTGGCTTGAGCATCAATATATGGATGACGATGCTTCCGCTGCGCATCTGCATACACACACCCATGAGCACGGAACGACTCACAGCCACTAA
- a CDS encoding urease accessory protein UreD has protein sequence MSTERLTATNSSSSLHGVEHGLNRSTGEAVIRRSELRATFALQGGRTVMTDRYYSAPLRFSRSFRPPGGRDELCVYTSDVSPGVLNGDHYRSEWQLGQNTHLMLSSTSATRLHPTPTVPSSVNHHFRLEQGAVLEYFPECVIPFKGSSSSLTTTFELGEQAVLAYADVWSAGRIHRGEAFQFKRYRSLTEIWQGKQLAVWDRFGLEPELGDPKSSAALLDYTHTAALWMIAPGLGAAQLESIRSILPPDGRMLAGASLLATGGIGVRLLGIAAWELQEQCLQIWNTLRRDLLGKPNLTFRK, from the coding sequence ATGAGCACGGAACGACTCACAGCCACTAATTCATCTTCCTCTTTACATGGGGTTGAACATGGACTGAACCGAAGTACTGGAGAGGCCGTGATACGCCGCAGCGAGCTTCGGGCTACTTTCGCCCTCCAAGGCGGGCGCACCGTCATGACCGATCGGTATTACAGCGCCCCTCTCCGGTTCAGTCGATCCTTTCGACCTCCGGGTGGCAGAGATGAATTATGTGTATACACTTCAGACGTCTCTCCAGGCGTGCTGAACGGCGATCATTATCGATCCGAATGGCAGTTAGGACAGAACACACACTTAATGCTAAGCAGCACATCAGCGACAAGGCTTCATCCCACACCTACTGTTCCATCGTCTGTGAACCATCATTTCAGGCTGGAGCAAGGAGCGGTACTGGAGTACTTTCCTGAATGCGTTATTCCGTTTAAAGGCAGCTCATCCTCACTCACCACGACCTTCGAGCTGGGTGAACAAGCAGTACTTGCGTATGCGGATGTCTGGTCCGCTGGGCGTATTCATCGAGGAGAAGCCTTTCAGTTCAAGCGATATCGCAGTCTGACAGAAATCTGGCAAGGGAAGCAGTTGGCCGTATGGGATCGATTCGGACTCGAACCAGAATTGGGCGATCCAAAATCATCCGCAGCGTTGTTAGACTATACTCACACTGCAGCATTATGGATGATCGCTCCTGGATTGGGTGCAGCACAGTTGGAGTCCATACGGTCCATCTTGCCCCCCGATGGTCGTATGCTTGCCGGGGCCAGTTTGCTCGCTACAGGCGGGATTGGTGTTCGTTTGCTTGGAATAGCTGCCTGGGAACTTCAGGAGCAATGCCTTCAAATTTGGAACACCCTTCGCCGCGATCTTTTGGGCAAACCAAACCTCACCTTCCGTAAGTGA
- a CDS encoding urease accessory protein UreF, with the protein MNRGNKLLDYVKLLDSSIQVGGFTHSFGMDAHIAEGTIRSAEDLESFMRCQLHPSIVRLEGMAIKGIYTAADHNDAWRTALIDKLVHVQRTPVNLREHASTMGKRLIKLARALHPWIDFSHLEQTLAKYESVGCLSTVHAWINHHLEIPVEEAVLGYLHSAMSACITEASKVIPLNTDTTQDLLVRLAADLEHEWHTVSASAADGLVPTSMSMKTLFPSFHMLGAGLHAYRA; encoded by the coding sequence GTGAACCGTGGGAATAAGCTGCTCGATTATGTCAAACTGCTTGATTCCTCTATCCAGGTCGGAGGGTTTACCCATTCCTTTGGTATGGATGCCCATATCGCTGAAGGTACAATTCGAAGCGCTGAAGACCTCGAATCCTTCATGCGCTGTCAATTGCACCCCAGCATTGTGCGTCTGGAAGGTATGGCGATTAAAGGTATATACACCGCAGCAGATCATAATGACGCGTGGCGTACAGCCCTCATCGACAAACTCGTTCATGTCCAGCGCACCCCCGTGAACCTCAGAGAACATGCCTCCACCATGGGCAAACGACTGATTAAACTAGCTCGCGCACTCCACCCATGGATTGATTTTAGCCATCTGGAACAAACCCTGGCTAAGTATGAATCCGTTGGCTGCCTCTCCACCGTTCACGCCTGGATTAACCACCACCTCGAAATCCCTGTCGAGGAGGCGGTCCTTGGTTATCTGCATTCAGCCATGAGTGCTTGCATAACCGAAGCCTCCAAAGTGATACCTCTTAACACAGATACAACCCAGGACCTGTTGGTTCGCCTGGCCGCAGACCTGGAGCATGAATGGCATACCGTCAGCGCCTCCGCTGCGGATGGACTGGTACCAACCTCAATGTCCATGAAGACGTTATTTCCAAGCTTTCACATGCTTGGTGCAGGACTTCACGCTTACAGAGCCTAA
- the urtC gene encoding urea ABC transporter permease subunit UrtC — MMSALLKTGSLKMKIIWAVVLIMMCLAPLISTEFRLSLLAKFLALAILAIGLDLIWGYGGVLSLGHGVFFGLGGYAMAMYLKLQASGATLPDFMGWSGLSGLPWFWEPFRSFPVALLLGIALPALLAFALGWFTFRNRITGVYFTILTQALVLITVTLFVGKQEWTGGTNGITGYNAIFGFTLHSTGTTIALYYITLAVLVLAYLLCRRVVNSRFGQVLEAARDGENRVRFLGYDPAGFKTLAFALSGALAGIAGMLFVLQVGIISPSMMGIVPSIEMVLWVALGGRGTLIGAVIGAVVLNAAKTGISEAYPEGWLFVIGGLFVTVVLFMPNGLVGVYRHVVRLLKRRGEVVHVPVSQEKPKVY, encoded by the coding sequence ATGATGTCGGCACTTCTCAAGACGGGTAGTCTGAAAATGAAGATCATCTGGGCGGTTGTCCTGATCATGATGTGTCTGGCTCCACTCATTTCCACGGAATTCCGGCTTAGTTTATTAGCGAAATTCCTGGCCCTGGCCATTCTGGCGATCGGTCTGGATTTGATCTGGGGGTATGGGGGCGTACTTAGCCTGGGGCATGGCGTATTCTTCGGACTTGGCGGGTACGCCATGGCGATGTATTTGAAGCTGCAGGCCAGCGGTGCGACACTTCCAGACTTTATGGGATGGAGTGGTCTCAGTGGTCTCCCGTGGTTCTGGGAGCCGTTCAGGTCATTCCCGGTGGCGCTATTGCTGGGCATTGCCCTTCCGGCATTGCTGGCCTTTGCCCTGGGGTGGTTCACGTTCCGCAACCGGATCACCGGTGTATACTTTACAATCCTGACCCAAGCGTTAGTGCTCATTACAGTAACGTTATTTGTGGGCAAACAGGAATGGACCGGAGGGACCAACGGTATAACGGGATATAACGCGATCTTTGGTTTTACCCTTCATTCGACAGGGACAACGATTGCTCTCTACTATATAACACTTGCAGTTCTGGTGCTCGCCTATTTGCTCTGTCGTCGGGTGGTGAACAGCAGATTCGGTCAGGTGCTTGAAGCTGCGCGGGATGGGGAGAATCGGGTTCGCTTTCTTGGATATGACCCGGCGGGCTTCAAAACGTTGGCTTTCGCCCTCTCTGGAGCGCTGGCGGGAATTGCCGGTATGTTATTTGTTCTTCAGGTAGGAATCATTTCGCCTTCCATGATGGGGATTGTGCCTTCCATTGAAATGGTACTATGGGTTGCTTTGGGTGGTCGTGGAACGCTGATTGGTGCGGTGATCGGAGCTGTGGTGTTGAACGCAGCCAAAACAGGCATCAGTGAAGCTTATCCCGAAGGTTGGTTGTTTGTCATTGGCGGGCTCTTTGTGACTGTGGTCTTGTTCATGCCGAATGGACTTGTTGGTGTATATCGTCATGTCGTGCGCTTGCTTAAACGGAGAGGAGAGGTTGTGCATGTTCCAGTCAGTCAGGAAAAACCAAAAGTCTACTGA
- a CDS encoding urease accessory protein UreF: MMMHSGTKLLRYVQLLDSALPIGGFSHSFGLEAYTHDGRIQTTAQLEQFIRGQLHSSLVRLDGLAIKGVYQAIAQQDAALLALYDKRVHAQRTPRELRESGHKMGKRLLKLARSLYPWMDFSLIDEAVQEHGAFCGITTIHGYINYRLEIGLDEAVTGHLYTSVNAYVNSALRLLPIGQTEAQMLIQKLLNDIDSEWSQIRDNDPEDMHSFGIAQEIYAMRHESLPARLFMS; encoded by the coding sequence ATGATGATGCACAGCGGCACGAAATTACTCCGTTATGTTCAACTGCTGGATTCAGCCCTGCCCATCGGCGGGTTCTCCCACTCGTTCGGTCTGGAGGCATACACGCATGACGGCAGGATACAGACCACCGCCCAACTCGAACAGTTCATTCGGGGCCAGCTTCATTCCAGCCTCGTACGGCTCGATGGTCTCGCCATCAAAGGTGTCTACCAGGCCATTGCGCAACAGGATGCCGCCCTTCTAGCCCTTTACGACAAACGTGTACACGCCCAGCGAACCCCCAGAGAACTGCGGGAAAGCGGGCACAAGATGGGGAAGCGATTACTCAAACTCGCGAGGTCACTATATCCGTGGATGGACTTTTCTCTAATCGATGAAGCCGTACAGGAACATGGTGCTTTCTGCGGCATTACAACCATCCACGGCTACATCAATTATCGCCTGGAAATTGGACTGGACGAAGCCGTCACCGGACATCTGTACACCTCAGTTAACGCTTATGTAAATAGCGCTCTGCGTCTTCTGCCCATCGGGCAAACTGAGGCACAGATGCTTATCCAAAAACTTTTGAATGATATTGATTCTGAATGGTCTCAAATTCGGGATAACGACCCGGAAGACATGCACAGCTTCGGTATTGCCCAGGAAATCTATGCTATGCGGCACGAAAGCCTGCCAGCCCGTCTGTTCATGTCCTAA
- the urtD gene encoding urea ABC transporter ATP-binding protein UrtD: protein MFQSVRKNQKSTDAPVVLVAEDITVAFGGFVAVKGMNLKLHEHDLHFLIGPNGAGKTTMLDVICGKTKPLSGTVKMADGTDLTRMKEHQIVRKGVGRKFQAPSIFAGLTVQENLALAAETRRSPLQALGIQRYAKISPEMEQITLQIGLRDRVDTRAGALSHGEKQWLEIGMLLLQEPRVLLLDEPAAGMTDEETHKTGRLLQEIARERSVVVVEHDMEFVREYAAKVTVMHEGKLLKEGTMAEVQEDPRVAEVYLGKRRDDHAVAATN, encoded by the coding sequence ATGTTCCAGTCAGTCAGGAAAAACCAAAAGTCTACTGACGCTCCGGTAGTCCTGGTCGCCGAGGACATTACGGTGGCATTTGGCGGTTTTGTTGCGGTCAAAGGCATGAATCTGAAGCTGCATGAACATGATCTGCATTTTCTGATTGGCCCCAATGGTGCGGGGAAAACGACAATGCTGGATGTCATTTGCGGCAAAACCAAGCCCTTGTCCGGTACGGTGAAGATGGCGGATGGTACGGATCTGACACGTATGAAGGAACACCAGATTGTTCGAAAAGGGGTAGGGCGCAAATTCCAGGCTCCGTCCATCTTTGCTGGTCTGACCGTGCAGGAGAACCTGGCGCTGGCTGCGGAGACTCGTCGTTCTCCTTTACAGGCTCTGGGTATTCAGCGGTATGCAAAAATAAGTCCGGAAATGGAGCAAATTACGCTCCAGATTGGTTTGCGGGACCGTGTGGATACACGTGCGGGGGCGCTATCACATGGGGAAAAGCAGTGGCTTGAGATTGGTATGCTGCTCCTGCAGGAACCCCGTGTATTGCTGCTGGATGAACCGGCAGCGGGCATGACGGACGAAGAAACACACAAGACGGGTCGACTACTGCAGGAGATTGCGCGAGAAAGGTCTGTTGTGGTAGTGGAGCATGATATGGAATTTGTTCGCGAGTATGCAGCCAAAGTGACGGTGATGCATGAAGGCAAGCTTCTAAAGGAAGGTACGATGGCGGAAGTGCAGGAAGATCCGAGAGTGGCTGAAGTGTACCTGGGCAAAAGGAGGGATGACCATGCTGTCGCTGCAACGAATTGA
- a CDS encoding urease subunit gamma encodes MHWTEQEKEKLLITVAANLARERRGRGLKLNVPEAIALLTSELMERARDGMSVAELMRYGGTILTREDCMEGVPDMIPEVQVEATFPDGTKLVTVHEPIR; translated from the coding sequence TTGCACTGGACTGAGCAGGAAAAAGAGAAACTCCTGATTACCGTAGCCGCTAACCTCGCCCGCGAACGCAGAGGACGCGGACTTAAACTGAATGTCCCCGAAGCTATCGCACTGTTGACCTCCGAGCTCATGGAACGCGCACGCGATGGCATGAGTGTTGCAGAGTTGATGAGATACGGCGGCACGATCCTGACACGTGAAGACTGCATGGAAGGTGTACCGGACATGATTCCTGAGGTACAGGTGGAAGCCACTTTCCCTGACGGAACAAAACTGGTTACTGTCCATGAACCTATACGCTGA
- the urtB gene encoding urea ABC transporter permease subunit UrtB: MDMFVLQMFNGLSISSILLLIALGLAVTFGLMNVINMAHGELIMIGAYATYVTQNLFISYAPQAWFDVYFIVALPIAFGVAALIGWLLEVVLIRHLYGRPLDSLLATWGVGMMLQQLARTIFGAPNVGVSSPAWLNGGLTITDGIVFPYKRLFIIALVAVVLLCMYLYIYRTSSGRRMRAVMQNRSMAGCLGISTRRVDGMTFAIGSGIAGIAGCALTLIGPIGPSLGTYYIVDAFMVVVLGGVGKLVGTVCGALGIGMFNTLFETYTSASIGKVLVFVCIVAFLQWKPRGLVAMRTRSLD, translated from the coding sequence ATGGATATGTTTGTCCTGCAAATGTTCAATGGGTTAAGCATCAGTTCCATCCTGCTGCTGATTGCGTTGGGACTCGCGGTTACGTTTGGATTGATGAATGTCATTAACATGGCTCATGGTGAATTGATCATGATTGGCGCTTACGCTACGTATGTGACGCAAAACCTGTTCATTTCGTATGCTCCGCAAGCGTGGTTTGATGTCTACTTTATTGTGGCTCTGCCGATCGCCTTTGGTGTGGCGGCACTTATAGGCTGGCTGCTGGAAGTGGTGCTGATCAGGCATCTGTATGGGAGGCCGCTCGACAGTCTGCTTGCTACATGGGGCGTAGGCATGATGCTGCAGCAATTGGCCCGAACGATATTTGGGGCGCCGAATGTAGGGGTATCCAGTCCGGCTTGGCTCAACGGAGGTCTGACCATCACGGACGGTATTGTGTTTCCGTATAAACGTCTTTTCATTATTGCGCTGGTTGCGGTTGTGCTGCTGTGCATGTATTTGTACATCTATCGGACTTCTTCCGGGAGACGGATGAGGGCCGTAATGCAGAATCGAAGCATGGCGGGCTGTCTCGGAATTTCCACCAGACGAGTGGATGGCATGACCTTTGCGATTGGTTCAGGCATTGCCGGTATCGCCGGATGTGCGTTGACACTGATTGGCCCGATTGGTCCCTCGTTGGGCACATATTATATCGTGGATGCCTTCATGGTGGTTGTATTGGGAGGTGTGGGGAAACTGGTGGGAACTGTGTGTGGTGCGCTTGGCATTGGCATGTTCAATACGTTATTCGAAACGTATACCTCAGCCTCTATTGGTAAGGTGCTGGTATTTGTATGTATTGTAGCTTTTCTGCAATGGAAGCCGCGCGGTCTCGTTGCCATGCGGACCCGAAGTCTGGATTAA